The segment AGCCGATCGTGACAACTCAAAAAAAGCAGGCTATTGAAAAAACAAAACAGAAAATAAAGAGCGAAGAATGGAAACAGATCGATTACAATCTCTTTGAGCTGTTGCGGCAAAAGCGGGCCGAGCTAGCAGGCATGAAAAAAGTGCCGGCCTTTATTATTTTTGGCGATAAAACCCTAAGAGAAATGGCGCACCAAAAGCCTATGACCGATCAGGCCTTTGCTAGGGTTTATGGCGTAGGTGAAAAGAAACACAAAGAATATGCCACGGTTTTTATTGAGGTCATCAAGCAATACGAAGGTGCTGCAAAAAGCACACTTGCGGGCTAAATTTTACGACAGTTAGGTCGATAGCCGTCGATCATTTCACAATAGATCACATAATTATTTGCGTTTTCATTTTGGAATTTTCTTTTTGCTCGTTGGGCTTCTTGTAAGGTTCCTTCTTGTTCGGTTCCACAATGGCTAATCAAACCAAAAAGGCCAAAGATATTGTCGTTACAGACTTTATAGGAAGCATGGGTAGGTTTATCAGGCATTTCCACTCCTCGAAAAATAAGTTTTTGTTGGAAAATACCCACCCGCTGACGTGATTAGATTATGATTAAGTACTGAATTTGTGAAAAAAAGGCAAAGGGTTTTTGTGCTCTGTTACTGCGCAAATAAAACTGGTTGTTAAACAAGGCAGTGAGTTGGTGACAAATTGTCACCAACTGAAATTAGAAGCCGCAGATGGTTTTCCCCCATATTTGTTTACTTTAGTTCTAAAAAAACAACCATAAGTTGTTAAAATATACTTGTAATAAACTATGCTTGCAATATAGTTTAAATTAATGCTACTATGACAACCATGACTAGTGCTTTTGGAAGCAAAATAAACCAACTTCTCAAAGAATGGCCTTCTGGCGTTGTTGTCGTCTCGCGCTGGTTGAAAGAACAAGGCATCTCCCAGCAGTTAGCCGATAAATATGAAAAAACTTCCTGGCTTTCTAGAATAGGCCCCGGAGCTTTTATCAGAGCGGGAGAAAAGGTGGCATGGGATGGCGGACTTTATGCTCTTCAGGCGCAATTGCAACTTCCTGTTCATGTGGCAGCTAAAAGCGCACTGGAACTATTAGGGTTTGCTCATTTTATACCCTTGGGGAAATCCCCAATACGGCTTTTTGGAAATCCTGGAACAAAGCTTCCTCGCTGGTTCAATTCCTACGCTTGGGAAAATAAAATACAATATTTCACGCCAGGTTTATTTTTTAATATGGAACTTGGATTAACTCAAAAGGATATGGGCAATTTTTCTGTGCAACTTTCATCTCCAGAAAGA is part of the Deltaproteobacteria bacterium genome and harbors:
- a CDS encoding type IV toxin-antitoxin system AbiEi family antitoxin is translated as MTSAFGSKINQLLKEWPSGVVVVSRWLKEQGISQQLADKYEKTSWLSRIGPGAFIRAGEKVAWDGGLYALQAQLQLPVHVAAKSALELLGFAHFIPLGKSPIRLFGNPGTKLPRWFNSYAWENKIQYFTPGLFFNMELGLTQKDMGNFSVQLSSPERAILEVLYLVPKQQSFEEAHLLMEGLVTLRPKLVQQLLENCKSIKVKRLFMLIAEKLNHTWLKKLSLEKVDFGKGKRSLIKEGVFNKKYQITVPKNYYAKSESLA